The Oryzias latipes chromosome 11, ASM223467v1 nucleotide sequence CTCGCGCTCAGAGCTCCGCCAGGTAGAGCTGCACCTGTGCAGGTCAAACAAGTTCCCGGATGTCCTTTTCGGTCAGGGGTCGGAGCATGTGGTCCGCTTTGAGGGTCGGGGGAGAAGCTGTTTCTCAGGGAACCAACTAAACTAACTGGTCACCAGTGCAACCTGTTGCCAACAGAGCGTCCCTCCTCAGCGGACGTTTGATTGGACAGACGCCGGacgaggggcggggcctgtggggtattttttttcatggctCTGGGCCGCTGAAGGTGCGGCGGCCTTTTTATTCTAAATCAAAAAATTAGCTTTATTGCCGAATTTAGTTATGAATATAATACTTGGTTAATAAAACcagatttattaaataaaattgaaatgaaagttTGTCATAATTACTGAAAGCAAATAGGATGTTTTCCATATGAAAGTCAAATGTGTATAAATGTTAGTTTTGATCAGATGTGTTCAGTGTTCTGCGGGTGGAGGAGCAGCACGCGCTCCTTTAACTGACCACTACCACTAAAGAggctcatctttgtttttggcCACCAAAGTTCAAAGTTAGGAAACGTGAAGGCCTTTAGATAAACCCTCATCAATTAAAGATCAAAATGATCCGCTCCTCTCACCAAAGTAGCTTCAGGAACCAAATGAGTTTCTGTGATCATCCAAAACCAAATGTACCAGTTTTTCACGGAGAAACAAAGTCTGAAAAATGTTCTGGTTTCATTTCCAACACCTTCGGGACTCGTTACCTGAGCTGCTAAGCAGGAGAAAGAAACTCAACGATAGGTCTCAAAACCTCATTTTTAATAcaatttgcaaaaacaaaaaatggacaaacacaaatctctcttttttagttttttaagagTTCAGTACCTTTCCTTTGCCACTTGGTAATACCCACCGGTTCCACCAGGGGGCGCCAGAGCAAAAGCACAAACACCAGTACAAAACAAAGAACGGAAAGAAAAGGCAACCTGGACATTTGatgaagattaaaaaagaacaaaaggggAAGGAGAATCATTATGAACACTTTATAAAAGCAGTTTGAATTTCTTTCGCACTTTAGTTTTTTGGTCTACTTTAAAGTCTCCTGCAGAGCAGAAACCAGAAAACAAACGGATCAGTTACTGCATTTCGTCATGCAACcctttgctcatttttaaaaaaattgtattttagagGACTATACACATCTGATATGACAAGTCACTAGTTGCTATGCAAACACCACCCAGAAGCACATTTCATGTGTACTGCAGATAGAAGGAAACGAGCCACTCAAACGTAGAAAAGCcaaaaatgtacagaaacacaACCGAGAGCAAAGTTCAACTCATCGCTTTGTTCACTGCTCGACTCGACAGCTTGTTCACGACGGATGGAAGTTCAAGACTAAAGTTTAGTGGGAGTATTTACAAGTTCTTTGAGGATGAGACGCTCCTTCTGCGGCGTGGGGATCGAACCCTTGGGATGATTCAGCACTGAGTACAAAACGATGCGCCGCGGGAGAGAAACGCGTCTGAACGTCAGACCAGGAAGTGCAAAACACTCCAAGCTGCTACGTCATGTTTTGATCTGCAGTGgaagggggcggagcttgtTCGTTGGTAGAAAATCTGATTACATTTTCCGGAtgattgtttcttttctgaCTGAACGGTTTTTAGCGCATCACCTGCGTGCGGGGAGCTGACGGCGGCGTCTTAACGGTTTGAGGTAGTGCGTTGGTGTCAGTGCCGTGCTGATTGGCAGGTGGGCGTGTGAAGAACCGTCGTGGTAACATTCATCATCATGTGACTCTGGtggcttttggggggggggggggggggggggggatcattcACCTAGAGCCGCTCAAAGTGCTGTGTACAAGCCAATGAGTGTGTCGCTGTTCGTAGTGACCGACTAGAGGAGGGGCGGAGCCACAGCTGAGCTGGACGCTGACACGGCACGCGCCACGCCGCGCTCCCTCTAGCTCTCGTTAGCCGCCACCAACTGGCCGAGGCCTTGGCGCACAAACACCGCCTGGATGTCCTTGGTCTTGATGCAATAGTCACACGCCCAGACGGCGGCGCTCTCTCGAGTCAGCAGCCCGTACGCCGGCTCGGTCAGGCCCGTGCAGTCGCGGTGGAACCACCGCTGGCACGACGCCTCGCAGAGGATGGCGTCCTGGTCGTCGTGGACCTCTGCCACGCAGTGGCCGCAAGGAAACACCATGCCGGGACCGCCCAGCTTTCCAGGACCGAGACCGGTAGAGGGGGCGGCGGGTCCAGGAGGCAAAGGAGACTGGGTGTTGGGGGTTGGGGTGGAGTTAGAGGGGGGGTTGGGGTTGCTCCCAGGGGTGTGGCCGCCGTTGTTGTTGGTCAGGCTGTTCTGTGCAGAGTTGGAAGCAGCGTTGGACAGCGGACCTCCGGCCCCCAGACTGTTGTTCTGTTGGTTGTAGGACGTGGGACCGGGGGCAGAGTTTGGGGGGGtggactgctgctgctgattggAGCTGTTAGAGTTGGGGGTGTTTGCGCTGCTGGGGTGCTGCAGCTGGTTGGACTGAGGATGCTGGGTTTGGCCCGACCCGTTCAGAGGACCGGGGGGGGAAGCGTTGGGGTTGGACTGTGGTGGTGCTGACGTGGGCTGACCTGGCGTGTTGCTGCCGGGCTGCTGTACATCGAGGTGACCGGGGAAGCCCCCCGCCGGCTGTTGCTGGCTAGAGTTAGGAGGACCGGGGGTGTTGTTGTTGGTGGGGGGGCCATTAGGATTTAGATTAAGCTGCTGCTGCGAAGGACCAGGAGGTCCCACAAAGTTCTTTCCATCCTCCCCACCTGGTCCTGGAGGACTGGGACCTGGATACGGGCCATCCTGAGAGGAGGGGAACGGTCCTTGGGGGGGCATGCCTGGCATTCCTCCTCCCACCATGTTGCCTCCAGGACCGCCACCCATCCCGCCCATCATGCCCATACCAGGACCCATTCCTCCCCCCATGGGAGGCAAAGGTCCCCGAGGTCCCCCCCCACCAGGTAACGGAGGGCTGCTGAACGAGTGTCCTCCCTGTCCATGCTGCTGTTGTGGAGGCATCCCAAACCGAGGGTGGGGCGGACCCCCACCTCCAGGACCCCCCATACCCCCAGGGGACAACATGGGATTAAATCCGGGGCCAGGATGCATTGGTGGGCTGAAATTTGGTTGCATGTTGAACTGAGAGGGGCCCCCCGGAGGGAAACCCCCACCTCCCCCAGTGCCCCCTCCACCGCCCACTGGAAAGCCAGGCATCCTTTCAAAGCCCAGCTGGTGGTGAGGTCCAGCATTAGACGGAGGTCCAAAAGGCAGCCTGCGCCCAGGCCCGCTCCCTGGTCCTCCCGGGCCTCCCATCAGGGTCATCCCCGCCCCCATTCTGCCTCCATACATGGGCCCGCCACCGCCACCTGGACTTTGGAGGAACGGAGCGCCACCAGGTCCAACGGCACCACTCGGTCGAGACGGAGGCCCAAAGTCATCGTCAAACGGGTTGGAGGCGACCAGATGGTCAACCATGGGTGTGGGGGGAGGTGCGAACTCCGTCAGGTGGGAGAACCCCGTCGtctgaggggggaggagacaTCAAAGCTTAGCCATGCCTTTCTGCAGGAGAACAAACCGTACGTGAGGCGCGTCCGGCGTACCTGAGCCGTGGACTTTCTGGCCTTTTTCTTCTCCGGGCTCTTCATCTGTGATGCTGAAATGAGAAGAAAGGGCGGAAAAGATTAAACGCCCGTGACGAAACCGTGGCGTCCAAACCACGTGTCAATCAACCACCACCCAGGTGCAGCAGAACATTTGGATTGGCCAATACCCCTTAGTGACAGAGGGAGCAGCTTTAGACCTTGGGGCTCTTTTGGAAGTGCAACAAGTTGAAATGATTGAATGGTGTGACATGAGGACAAAATGCTGAACATCCAGGCGTCATCATCACCAAAGTTATGAAGCCCAGAGTCGCCAATGACCCAGGCAAGAGGGAGGGGCCGCAAACAGAGGCGTAAGAGGTAAGGTCAAtgaggaaaacaggaaaagactGGGACATGAGAACAAGGAAACGCAATAGAAGATACACTGACATGAACCGCCGTCACAGACCCACTCTGTGAGAAACCGCCACCACAGCCGTGAGCGTTACACATGGGGAGACGAGGTTTGCCAACAGCACCAGCGCAGCCCGCTGCAGCGCAGTAATGGATGATTCCGATCTGTTTGGGAGATGGGTGAAATTGAGTCCTACCTTTTCGCTTTCCTTGTCCCGCCAGTAGCCTCCCCGATTCGGCAGCCATTATCTAATATGGCTGTCGGTGACGTGGCATATCACCGTTCATAtgcaagggaaaaaaaaagttaaaaatgacgGCGTCTTGAAGGCTACGTGCCAGCTAGCTGGAATCAGCCTTCAGGTCAtgtctacggtggccctgaggtgtgaaaaacaacactggacacaaaacacaaaaagaaaacaaatcaaaaacgaCCCCAAATCAAAAGATTTAGAAAAGCTTGATCAGTTAATTGATAAGCCAACTAGTTGCTTCACATTCTTTTTCCACACTTTAgtcaacatttaaacaaaaacatacctgaaaagaaaaatgagctgAAATGTAGGAATCTGGTTTTAGATCTCAAAGGGtctatatcctgcttttcttaagcctttcagagtaaagtaTAACAATATGTTATATAAACTAAAGAACGCATTCTGCATGACATATACgttattttcacagttcagattccacctggaagtaagacgactcaaaCTCTGCGGCTCCGCCTTTCACGCCTTGTGGCTGCCGCCCGTTTTATGACGTCAACCTCGGCGGCGTGTCAGCGTTTCGCCCACGAGAAAGAAACATCGAATTTTTGCAAAAACCAATGTTCctataaaatgaaagcgtttagctgatcaccgctagctccaccgagaaagtgggcgtgtgtttTAGCCTGGGGGCGTGGCTGgtagcacagactcttcctggaaggggtggTTCCTCAcgttgtgatgtcacagtgTGAGAACACACtcattttcgtggattgggaggggctcatagagcaggtttttagaggatgactcagaaatgtgtgaatgcatcaaaataccactttggggcaTTTTGATGCATTCAAAAAGAGGATTttacatgatataggccctttaaagcaTCCTAAAATATTCTTATGATAAATCAAGTTGAAGCCTCACAATCACCAACATCTAAAATgttctttacaaaaataaactacaaaagaaaaaaagcaaatatatgAATCAACAAtgtcaaataaaagcaaaaatgtttgttttcttgcatGCCTGTGGGTTTCATATCTGTATGAagaattatttaatattttttctcctCTAAATGCTGTTTATGTAGATGTTTGTTTCGTTAGTGTGTTAATATGATGTATTTTTGTCCAGTGTTGTTAAGTTTTACATCTTAGGGTCACCTGTCACGTGACTACAATCAAAAGTGTCACAAAAAACCCCAATTTTCCCCACCGACTCTTGGTAACTGCATAGTTGGTAACATAACGCCGGCCCAGGTCTGCAAAAATCCTTTTC carries:
- the LOC101159202 gene encoding pygopus homolog 2-like isoform X2, with the protein product MKSPEKKKARKSTAQTTGFSHLTEFAPPPTPMVDHLVASNPFDDDFGPPSRPSGAVGPGGAPFLQSPGGGGGPMYGGRMGAGMTLMGGPGGPGSGPGRRLPFGPPSNAGPHHQLGFERMPGFPVGGGGGTGGGGGFPPGGPSQFNMQPNFSPPMHPGPGFNPMLSPGGMGGPGGGGPPHPRFGMPPQQQHGQGGHSFSSPPLPGGGGPRGPLPPMGGGMGPGMGMMGGMGGGPGGNMVGGGMPGMPPQGPFPSSQDGPYPGPSPPGPGGEDGKNFVGPPGPSQQQLNLNPNGPPTNNNTPGPPNSSQQQPAGGFPGHLDVQQPGSNTPGQPTSAPPQSNPNASPPGPLNGSGQTQHPQSNQLQHPSSANTPNSNSSNQQQQSTPPNSAPGPTSYNQQNNSLGAGGPLSNAASNSAQNSLTNNNGGHTPGSNPNPPSNSTPTPNTQSPLPPGPAAPSTGLGPGKLGGPGMVFPCGHCVAEVHDDQDAILCEASCQRWFHRDCTGLTEPAYGLLTRESAAVWACDYCIKTKDIQAVFVRQGLGQLVAANES
- the LOC101159202 gene encoding pygopus homolog 2-like isoform X1; the encoded protein is MAAESGRLLAGQGKRKASQMKSPEKKKARKSTAQTTGFSHLTEFAPPPTPMVDHLVASNPFDDDFGPPSRPSGAVGPGGAPFLQSPGGGGGPMYGGRMGAGMTLMGGPGGPGSGPGRRLPFGPPSNAGPHHQLGFERMPGFPVGGGGGTGGGGGFPPGGPSQFNMQPNFSPPMHPGPGFNPMLSPGGMGGPGGGGPPHPRFGMPPQQQHGQGGHSFSSPPLPGGGGPRGPLPPMGGGMGPGMGMMGGMGGGPGGNMVGGGMPGMPPQGPFPSSQDGPYPGPSPPGPGGEDGKNFVGPPGPSQQQLNLNPNGPPTNNNTPGPPNSSQQQPAGGFPGHLDVQQPGSNTPGQPTSAPPQSNPNASPPGPLNGSGQTQHPQSNQLQHPSSANTPNSNSSNQQQQSTPPNSAPGPTSYNQQNNSLGAGGPLSNAASNSAQNSLTNNNGGHTPGSNPNPPSNSTPTPNTQSPLPPGPAAPSTGLGPGKLGGPGMVFPCGHCVAEVHDDQDAILCEASCQRWFHRDCTGLTEPAYGLLTRESAAVWACDYCIKTKDIQAVFVRQGLGQLVAANES